The Thermoanaerobacter uzonensis DSM 18761 genome segment ACAGGGTTAATTATCCCTGTCAAGACCCAGCAAAAGTTTTAGCTCTTTTATTTGAGATTTACCTACAGGTATTTGGGTTTTTTTGTTGTCATCCATTACCACCCAGTAAGTGCCTTTAAACCAAGGTAAAATTTCTATTATTTTATTTAAGTTTACAATGTAACTTTTTTGAATCCTAAAAAAGGCATTTTCTTTAAGCTTTTCTTCAAGGCTTTTTATCGTCCCTTTATATATAAAGTTGTCATTTTTTGTTTTTACCATAACGTCTCCTTCATAGGCTTCTGCAAAAATTATTTCATCTAAATCGATAAGTTTTATTCTTCCTTTTTTTTCAACAGCTAATTTTTCTATTTTTTTGTTTTCGAGTTCTAAGGAGGGATTATATTGTTGCTTCCAGTCCGTATCTTTATAAAAGGTTCTTATTTTTTCCAATGTCTTATATAACCTATGCTGACTTATTGGTTTTAAAAGATAGTCAAGGGCTCCTATTTCAAAAGCTTCTATTGCATGTATATCATAAGCGGTTACAAAAACCACATAAGGCAGTTTCCCGACAGAAGATATATGTTTTGCTACATCGGAACCGTTTATTTTTGGAATGTTTATGTCGAGAAATACTACTTCAGGCTTTAACTCTTCTATCAATTTTAGCGCTGCAAGACCGTTGTCAGCCTCTCCTACAATTTCTATGTCTTCATACTCACTAAGAAGATATTTGAGTTCATCTCGTGCAGGTGGTTCGTCGTCAATAATTAACGCTTTCAACTTCTTCATATACATCATCCCTTTTTAAGTAAGCTTTGGGTATTTTAAAAGAGACTTTTGTGCCAATGTTTTCTTCACTTTTAACTACTAGAGAACATTCTTTACAAAATATAGTAGTAAGCCTTTCATTTACATTATAAAGACCGATTCCTACTCCATTGCCAAAACCTTTTCTCAAAAGATTTTGCTGGTCTTGTTGTTTTATTCCTATTCCATTGTCTTCTACACAAAAGCTAATGTAGTCTACTTCGTCTTTTATTTTAATTTTGATAGTTCCCCCATCACCTTTTGGAAGGATACCGTGTTTTACCGCGTTTTCAACTATTGGCTGAAGAGTAAAAGAGGGCATAAAATAGGACAGTACACTTTCCTCAATGTCTTGTTCTATGTTTAGTTTATCTCCAAAGCGAGCTTTTTCTATATATAGGTAAGCATTGATGTTGTTTAACTCTTGCTCAATAGTAACATACTTTCCTATATTTTTTAAGTTGTGTCTAAAATATTCGCTTAAATTTATTAAAAGTTCTCTTGCTTCATCAGGTTTTGTTCTTATAAAAGATATGACTGTATTTAAAGCATTAAACAAAAAGTGAGGATTAATTTGAGCTTGTAAAGCGTTAAGTTTTGCTTCAGCAGCTAATTTTCTTTGGTATTCCGCATCAGCGATTTCAAGCTGATAAGATATTAAATGTCCCAATCCTTTAGCGAGTTCAATTTCTGTATTTGAGATGACATTATTTCTCGATTTACTTCCTCCTTTGTAGAGTTTTAATGTTCCTACCAATTTATCGTACTTAAAAAGAGGTACAACTACAGCAGAGGATAAAGGACAATCCTCATGGGAACATCCGATTTCTTCTTTGGATTTAGCTATGCGGATTTTTTTAGTTTTTAAAACTGCTTTTGTTGCTTGCGTAAGTATTGGTGTACCAGGTTTATGGTGGTCTGAAGCGATACCTACATGGGCTAGAATTTTCTTTTTATCGGTTAGTGTAACAGCCGATACATTTGTGGAATTGTATATTATTTCAGCTGTTTTTTGCGCTGACTCTTCGTTTAGTCCTTTTCTTAAGTAGGGAAGAGTTTTGGATGCAATTTCAAGGGCGATCTTTGCTTGCATGGCAGAGATTTGTTCTTTTTCATCAAATACGGATTTGATTATTACCATAAATACAGCAATACCTGTTGCATTTACTATCATCATAGGTAATCCTATAATATCTACCAATTCTAAAGCTTGGGAAAAAGGCTTGGCAGTTGTTAAAATGATTAACATTTGTACAGCTTCACCTATAAATCCTGCTACAAATGCCAATTCCCAAGGGACATGTTCCCCTTTATAATATTTTCTTATAAGTCCACCAGAAAATCCTTCTAAAATGGTGGATATACCACAAGACATTGCTGTAAAACCGCCTAAAAAAAATCTGTGAACTCCTGCTATTAATCCTGCACCTAAACCTACTAAAGGGCCTCCTATTAAACCTGCTACCATTGGACCTACCACTCTTGAGTTTGCAATAGCGTCTTTTATAGGTACACCGACGTAAGTTCCTGCAATACCTATTACCCCAAAGATGACCATAGTCAAAAGAAGGTCTTTTTTTGTAACGCGGCTGTTATAGATTATTTTTTTGAAAAATTCCGCTTTAGAAAGCACAAAAGCTAGAAGAGCTATTATGCTAAACCTTTCTGCAAGTATTATCAGAAGCTCATACATATTTATTCACTCCATTATCAAAAATTTTCTAAATTAGAAGGATAAAGTAATCAACATGTCGTATTATTAATATACATCTTAATTATATTTATTCTACAGAAATAACTTTTTTCCTGCAACACATATTTTCCATATATTGCATCTTAATATTTGGGAACAAGTTTTATTTTTTTACGTCTAAATTAAATGAAAGGGAGGTTAGAAGGTGGGACAGGAGGAGTTGTTGGAAAGGGCAAAAGCTGGAGAGGTGGAGGCTTTTGAAATTCTCACAAGCGAGCATCAAAAGTACATATACAACGTGATATTAAAAATTGTTTTTGATAAGGAAGAAGCACTAGACCTCACTCAGGAGACGTTACTTAAAGCATATTTAAATATAAAAAAATTTAAAGGGAATAGCAGTTTCAGGACATGGCTTTATAGGATTGCTATAAACTGTGCTATAGATTATTTAAGAAAAAGAAATGTGGAAAGAAGTAATTTTAGAAAGATAGAAGAATTTGAAAATGAAGTAAAAGATTTTGAAACTCCTGAAGAGGTGGTAGATAAAAAATTAACTGCAGAAATTGTAATGAAGGAAATAAACAAACTTCCTCTAGACTATAAAGTGGTTTTGATTTTAAGAGATATAGAAGGTTTAAACTATGAAGAAATATCCAAGATAATGAATTTAAACTTAGGCACTGTAAAGTCTCGCTTGTGGCGAGCAAGGAATCTGCTTAAAGAGAGAATAAAGTCTTTGCCAGAATTTTTATCATTAGACGAAAGGAGGCAAGTATGATGGATTGCAAAAGGGCACTTCAGCTTATACACCGATATATAGATGGTGAATTGGATGCAGCACAAAAGGAAGAATTAGAAAAGCACATAGAAAGCTGTGAAAGTTGCAGAAAAGAATATCAACTGGAGAAAAATATAATAGAAAGTTTAAAAAATACGCCTCCTTTAGAACTACCTGAAGATTTCAATAAAAAAATACACGAAAAGTTGGTTAACCAGAAAAATATTTTAGAGAAGAAAAAAGAAAGGTTAAAAAAGACGTTAACAGTAGCAGTTATTGCAGCTTCTTTCATACTTATGACAGTATTTGTAGTAAATATTTTTAAATTTGATAAATCTTCACGAATAGAATCGAGTGCTCCTTTAAACAATATCAAAATGACTCAAAGTGCTGATTTGTCTAAAAAGGAAGGAATTAATAATGAAGGTAATATGTTTTCAATTACTGGTCAAAGAGGATTGCCAGCAGGAACTTCAAGGAAAATTACAAAAAATGCAACTGTCTCCTTAGAAGTAGAAGATGTTAACGTATGTTATGATAAAGTGTTTAAATTGGTAAAAGAAGCAAAAGGCTTTATTGAAAGTTCCGATGAAACAGTATTTACCGATGATACCAAAAGGATAAATCTTGTTTTGAAGGTGCGGGAAGATAAATTTGAAAGTGTGATTTCTCAGATTAAAGAATTTGGTAAAGTAACAGCTTTAAGAATAGATAGTAAAGACGTTACAGACCAGTATTATGATTTAAAAGCAAGGCTAAAAAACTTAGAAATAGAGGAACAAAAACTTCAAGACATTATGAATAAGGCTCCTACAGTCAAGGAAATGCTTGAAGTAGAATCCGAAATAAACAGGATAAGAAGCGAAATAGAATCAATGAAAGAACAGTTAAAAGTATGGGAAAATCTTACGAGTCTAGGAACTATAAATCTTTCAATAAAAGAGGTTTCCAGGATTGAGAAATCTTCGACTCTAGGTTCTTTTAGGGAAATCGGTAGAGAGGCAAAACAAGCTTTTGTAAATAATGTAAATTTTTTAATGTTTTTTATAAAGAAGTTGATAATAATATTGGTGATAATTTTGCCTTATATTGTCCTGGTTTTAATCGGTTATAAAGTGTATATCTATATCAAAAAGAGAAGATGACAATTTACATCTTCTAAGCTTGTTGACAAAGTCAAAAATTTTTAAAATAGGATATTTTGCATCGTCGCTCCGATGTTTCAAAGCGACAAAACTAAACTCGACCTTCGGGTTCCGGCAGGGTAGCGGGCACATTCGACATCCCTGTCTTAGTGCCCGCCTCCGCCATCCGTGGCTACGGCCCTGCCTCCACCCTCGGTCTTGCTAAGTTTTGTTGCCGCTTTGTCACAAGTCGCGCCAATTGCAAAATATCCTATTTTCGAAAGTTTGTCTACAATCTGAGAAGATGACAATTTACATCTTCTTTTTTTTGCGGTATATTAAAATACAAAGAAATAAAAATGGGAGTGATTTAATGTCTAAATTTTTAGTAATTGACGGGAGTAGCCTCATGTACAGAGCCTATTATGCCTTGCCAATGCTTACTACAAGTGAAGGATTACATACAAATGCCTTGTATGGCTTTACTATGATGCTTATAAAACTTATTGAAGAGGAAAAACCTGATTACGTAGCTATAGCTTTTGACAAAAAAGCTCCTACTTTTAGACACAAAGAGTATCAAGACTATAAAGCTACAAGACAAGCGATGCCTGAAGAACTAGCAGAACAAGTAGGCCTTTTAAAAGAAATTATAGATGGCTTTAATATAAAGACTTTAGAATTAGAAGGTTACGAAGCCGATGACATCATAGGTACTATTTCAAAGTTGGCAGAGGGAAAAGGAATGGAAGTGCTTGTAGTTACAGGAGATAGGGATGCGCTTCAATTAGTTTCAGATAAAGTGAAAGTTAAGATTTCTAAAAAGGGTATAACTCAGATGGAGGAATTTGACGAAAAGGCTGTTTTAGAAAGATATGAAATAACTCCTCAGCAATTTATTGATTTAAAAGGGTTAATGGGGGATAAATCTGATAATATCCCGGGGATACCTAATA includes the following:
- a CDS encoding sensor histidine kinase, whose product is MYELLIILAERFSIIALLAFVLSKAEFFKKIIYNSRVTKKDLLLTMVIFGVIGIAGTYVGVPIKDAIANSRVVGPMVAGLIGGPLVGLGAGLIAGVHRFFLGGFTAMSCGISTILEGFSGGLIRKYYKGEHVPWELAFVAGFIGEAVQMLIILTTAKPFSQALELVDIIGLPMMIVNATGIAVFMVIIKSVFDEKEQISAMQAKIALEIASKTLPYLRKGLNEESAQKTAEIIYNSTNVSAVTLTDKKKILAHVGIASDHHKPGTPILTQATKAVLKTKKIRIAKSKEEIGCSHEDCPLSSAVVVPLFKYDKLVGTLKLYKGGSKSRNNVISNTEIELAKGLGHLISYQLEIADAEYQRKLAAEAKLNALQAQINPHFLFNALNTVISFIRTKPDEARELLINLSEYFRHNLKNIGKYVTIEQELNNINAYLYIEKARFGDKLNIEQDIEESVLSYFMPSFTLQPIVENAVKHGILPKGDGGTIKIKIKDEVDYISFCVEDNGIGIKQQDQQNLLRKGFGNGVGIGLYNVNERLTTIFCKECSLVVKSEENIGTKVSFKIPKAYLKRDDVYEEVESVNY
- a CDS encoding RNA polymerase sigma factor, which codes for MGQEELLERAKAGEVEAFEILTSEHQKYIYNVILKIVFDKEEALDLTQETLLKAYLNIKKFKGNSSFRTWLYRIAINCAIDYLRKRNVERSNFRKIEEFENEVKDFETPEEVVDKKLTAEIVMKEINKLPLDYKVVLILRDIEGLNYEEISKIMNLNLGTVKSRLWRARNLLKERIKSLPEFLSLDERRQV
- a CDS encoding LytR/AlgR family response regulator transcription factor, whose amino-acid sequence is MKKLKALIIDDEPPARDELKYLLSEYEDIEIVGEADNGLAALKLIEELKPEVVFLDINIPKINGSDVAKHISSVGKLPYVVFVTAYDIHAIEAFEIGALDYLLKPISQHRLYKTLEKIRTFYKDTDWKQQYNPSLELENKKIEKLAVEKKGRIKLIDLDEIIFAEAYEGDVMVKTKNDNFIYKGTIKSLEEKLKENAFFRIQKSYIVNLNKIIEILPWFKGTYWVVMDDNKKTQIPVGKSQIKELKLLLGLDRDN
- a CDS encoding DUF4349 domain-containing protein produces the protein MMDCKRALQLIHRYIDGELDAAQKEELEKHIESCESCRKEYQLEKNIIESLKNTPPLELPEDFNKKIHEKLVNQKNILEKKKERLKKTLTVAVIAASFILMTVFVVNIFKFDKSSRIESSAPLNNIKMTQSADLSKKEGINNEGNMFSITGQRGLPAGTSRKITKNATVSLEVEDVNVCYDKVFKLVKEAKGFIESSDETVFTDDTKRINLVLKVREDKFESVISQIKEFGKVTALRIDSKDVTDQYYDLKARLKNLEIEEQKLQDIMNKAPTVKEMLEVESEINRIRSEIESMKEQLKVWENLTSLGTINLSIKEVSRIEKSSTLGSFREIGREAKQAFVNNVNFLMFFIKKLIIILVIILPYIVLVLIGYKVYIYIKKRR